From one Dama dama isolate Ldn47 chromosome 4, ASM3311817v1, whole genome shotgun sequence genomic stretch:
- the LOC133054914 gene encoding leukocyte immunoglobulin-like receptor subfamily A member 6 isoform X2 — protein MAPTLPALLCLGLSVGLRTQVQAGRYRCYYRTPTAWSDRSDPLELVVTGSFGKPRLSALPSPVVTSGGNVTLQCGSYQGFNRFLLTKEGEDQSSRTLDGQRSPDGQTQALFPVGPVSPGHGWTFRCYGFNRDTPRVWSAPSDPLELLVSGLSGKPSLLTLQGPVVTSGQNLTLQCRSDVGYARFALSKEGGRDLPQRPARRAQGGLSQADFPLGPVGTIHGGRYRCYGGHGLSSEWSAPSDPLELLVAGEGPAGGGSPSAPASARPGPRRAVPGRVLLESCELGPRGHLQVLPRTQHRPPPAVPAQRAPGAPGLRLHGAESHPDGRRRLGPGAPRGPALPGSARPGRSLRRGPELSTGTSHRKERHSPRRELPAPERASAARTGCAVCGDPGGETRRGGGWRPGVHGVAGDSASAHGGPLPPGEEPRLPAPPPLARGASQWQGRVLTLQARRLCPLSWRT, from the exons AtggcccccaccctccccgcccTGCTCTGCCTCG GGCTGAGTGTGGGCCTGAGGACCCAGGTGCAGGCTG GGCGCTATCGGTGCTACTACAGAACCCCCACTGCCTGGTCGGATCGCAGTGACCCCCTGGAGCTGGTGGTGACAG GATCCTTCGGCAAACCGCGCCTCTCAGCCCTGCCGAGCCCTGTGGTGACCTCGGGAGGAAACGTGACCCTGCAGTGTGGCTCCTATCAGGGATTTAACAGGTTCCTTCTGACCAAGGAAGGAGAAGACCAGTCCTCTCGGACTCTGGATGGACAGCGGAGCCCCGACGGGCAGACCCAGGCCCTGTTCCCCGTGGGCCCCGTGAGCCCCGGACACGGGTGGACATTCAGATGCTATGGCTTTAACAGGGACACCCCCCGGGTGTGGTCGGCCCCCAGCGACCCCCTGGAGCTCCTGGTCTCAG GGCTGTCTGGGAAGCCGTCCCTCCTGACCCTGCAGGGCCCTGTCGTCACCTCTGGACAGAACCTGACCCTGCAGTGTCGCTCTGATGTCGGCTACGCCAGATTCGCTCTGTCCAAGGAGGGGGGCCGGGACCTCCCCCAGCGCCCTGCCCGGAGGGCCCAGGGGGGGCTCTCTCAGGCCGACTTCCCCCTGGGCCCGGTGGGCACCATCCACGGCGGCCGGTACAGATGCTACGGTGGACACGGCCTCTCCTCCGAGTGGTCAGCCCCCAGCGACCCCCTGGAGCTTCTGGTGGCAGGAGAGGGGCCAGCGG GAGGGGGCAGCCCATCGGCCCCTGCGTCTGCGCGCCCAGGACCAAGGCGGGCGGTTCCGGGCCGAGTTCTCCTTGAGTCCTGTGAGCTCGGCCCACGGGGGCACCTACAGGTGCTACCGCGCACTCAGCACAGACCCCCACCTGCTGTCCCGGCCCAGCGAGCCCCTGGCGCTCCTGGTCTCAG ACTACACGGTGCAGAATCTCATCCGGATGGGCGCCGCCGCCTCGGTCCTGGTGCTCCTCGGGGTCCTGCTCTGCCAGGCTCGGCACGACCGGGGAGGAGCCTGAGACGCGGCCCGGAGCTGAGCACCGGGACCTCGCATCGCAAGGAGCGCCACAGCCCCCGACGCGAGCTTCCGGCTCCGGAAAGAGCCTCTGCCGCACGTACTGGGTGCGCTGTCTGCGGAGACCCCGGGGGAGAGACGCGCCGCGGGGGCGGCTGGAGGCCCGGTGTCCACGGGGTGGCTGGGGACTCGGCCTCTGCTCACGGGGGCCCCCTCCCTCCCGGGGAGGAGCCCCGACTCCCGGCTCCTCCACCCCTGGCCCGAGGCGCATCCCAATGGCAGGGGCGGGTCCTCACCCTGCAGGCCCGCAGGCTGTGTCCGCTCTCCTGGAGGACGTGA
- the LOC133054914 gene encoding leukocyte immunoglobulin-like receptor subfamily A member 6 isoform X1, producing MAPTLPALLCLGLSVGLRTQVQAGAPPKPTIWAEPGSVVPWGSPVTIWCQGTLGAQAFRLDKEGSSVPWDRQKSLEPRDKAKFSISLMTDQYAGRYRCYYRTPTAWSDRSDPLELVVTGSFGKPRLSALPSPVVTSGGNVTLQCGSYQGFNRFLLTKEGEDQSSRTLDGQRSPDGQTQALFPVGPVSPGHGWTFRCYGFNRDTPRVWSAPSDPLELLVSGLSGKPSLLTLQGPVVTSGQNLTLQCRSDVGYARFALSKEGGRDLPQRPARRAQGGLSQADFPLGPVGTIHGGRYRCYGGHGLSSEWSAPSDPLELLVAGEGPAGGGSPSAPASARPGPRRAVPGRVLLESCELGPRGHLQVLPRTQHRPPPAVPAQRAPGAPGLRLHGAESHPDGRRRLGPGAPRGPALPGSARPGRSLRRGPELSTGTSHRKERHSPRRELPAPERASAARTGCAVCGDPGGETRRGGGWRPGVHGVAGDSASAHGGPLPPGEEPRLPAPPPLARGASQWQGRVLTLQARRLCPLSWRT from the exons AtggcccccaccctccccgcccTGCTCTGCCTCG GGCTGAGTGTGGGCCTGAGGACCCAGGTGCAGGCTG GGGCTCCCCCCAAACCCACCATCTGGGCTGAGCCgggctctgtggtcccctggGGGAGCCCCGTGACCATCTGGTGTCAGGGGACCCTAGGGGCCCAGGCGTTCCGTCTGGATAAAGAGGGAAGCTCAGTCCCCTGGGACAGACAGAAATCCCTGGAGCCCCGGGACAAGGCCAAGTTCTCCATCTCACTGATGACTGATCAGTATGCAGGGCGCTATCGGTGCTACTACAGAACCCCCACTGCCTGGTCGGATCGCAGTGACCCCCTGGAGCTGGTGGTGACAG GATCCTTCGGCAAACCGCGCCTCTCAGCCCTGCCGAGCCCTGTGGTGACCTCGGGAGGAAACGTGACCCTGCAGTGTGGCTCCTATCAGGGATTTAACAGGTTCCTTCTGACCAAGGAAGGAGAAGACCAGTCCTCTCGGACTCTGGATGGACAGCGGAGCCCCGACGGGCAGACCCAGGCCCTGTTCCCCGTGGGCCCCGTGAGCCCCGGACACGGGTGGACATTCAGATGCTATGGCTTTAACAGGGACACCCCCCGGGTGTGGTCGGCCCCCAGCGACCCCCTGGAGCTCCTGGTCTCAG GGCTGTCTGGGAAGCCGTCCCTCCTGACCCTGCAGGGCCCTGTCGTCACCTCTGGACAGAACCTGACCCTGCAGTGTCGCTCTGATGTCGGCTACGCCAGATTCGCTCTGTCCAAGGAGGGGGGCCGGGACCTCCCCCAGCGCCCTGCCCGGAGGGCCCAGGGGGGGCTCTCTCAGGCCGACTTCCCCCTGGGCCCGGTGGGCACCATCCACGGCGGCCGGTACAGATGCTACGGTGGACACGGCCTCTCCTCCGAGTGGTCAGCCCCCAGCGACCCCCTGGAGCTTCTGGTGGCAGGAGAGGGGCCAGCGG GAGGGGGCAGCCCATCGGCCCCTGCGTCTGCGCGCCCAGGACCAAGGCGGGCGGTTCCGGGCCGAGTTCTCCTTGAGTCCTGTGAGCTCGGCCCACGGGGGCACCTACAGGTGCTACCGCGCACTCAGCACAGACCCCCACCTGCTGTCCCGGCCCAGCGAGCCCCTGGCGCTCCTGGTCTCAG ACTACACGGTGCAGAATCTCATCCGGATGGGCGCCGCCGCCTCGGTCCTGGTGCTCCTCGGGGTCCTGCTCTGCCAGGCTCGGCACGACCGGGGAGGAGCCTGAGACGCGGCCCGGAGCTGAGCACCGGGACCTCGCATCGCAAGGAGCGCCACAGCCCCCGACGCGAGCTTCCGGCTCCGGAAAGAGCCTCTGCCGCACGTACTGGGTGCGCTGTCTGCGGAGACCCCGGGGGAGAGACGCGCCGCGGGGGCGGCTGGAGGCCCGGTGTCCACGGGGTGGCTGGGGACTCGGCCTCTGCTCACGGGGGCCCCCTCCCTCCCGGGGAGGAGCCCCGACTCCCGGCTCCTCCACCCCTGGCCCGAGGCGCATCCCAATGGCAGGGGCGGGTCCTCACCCTGCAGGCCCGCAGGCTGTGTCCGCTCTCCTGGAGGACGTGA
- the LOC133054914 gene encoding leukocyte immunoglobulin-like receptor subfamily A member 6 isoform X3 yields the protein MAPTLPALLCLGLSVGLRTQVQAGAPPKPTIWAEPGSVVPWGSPVTIWCQGTLGAQAFRLDKEGSSVPWDRQKSLEPRDKAKFSISLMTDQYAGRYRCYYRTPTAWSDRSDPLELVVTGSFGKPRLSALPSPVVTSGGNVTLQCGSYQGFNRFLLTKEGEDQSSRTLDGQRSPDGQTQALFPVGPVSPGHGWTFRCYGFNRDTPRVWSAPSDPLELLVSGLSGKPSLLTLQGPVVTSGQNLTLQCRSDVGYARFALSKEGGRDLPQRPARRAQGGLSQADFPLGPVGTIHGGRYRCYGGHGLSSEWSAPSDPLELLVAGEGPAGLLRDRPSLSARPGPSVAPGENVTLLCQSGNRTDTFLLSQEGAAHRPLRLRAQDQGGRFRAEFSLSPVSSAHGGTYRCYRALSTDPHLLSRPSEPLALLVSDYTVQNLIRMGAAASVLVLLGVLLCQARHDRGGA from the exons AtggcccccaccctccccgcccTGCTCTGCCTCG GGCTGAGTGTGGGCCTGAGGACCCAGGTGCAGGCTG GGGCTCCCCCCAAACCCACCATCTGGGCTGAGCCgggctctgtggtcccctggGGGAGCCCCGTGACCATCTGGTGTCAGGGGACCCTAGGGGCCCAGGCGTTCCGTCTGGATAAAGAGGGAAGCTCAGTCCCCTGGGACAGACAGAAATCCCTGGAGCCCCGGGACAAGGCCAAGTTCTCCATCTCACTGATGACTGATCAGTATGCAGGGCGCTATCGGTGCTACTACAGAACCCCCACTGCCTGGTCGGATCGCAGTGACCCCCTGGAGCTGGTGGTGACAG GATCCTTCGGCAAACCGCGCCTCTCAGCCCTGCCGAGCCCTGTGGTGACCTCGGGAGGAAACGTGACCCTGCAGTGTGGCTCCTATCAGGGATTTAACAGGTTCCTTCTGACCAAGGAAGGAGAAGACCAGTCCTCTCGGACTCTGGATGGACAGCGGAGCCCCGACGGGCAGACCCAGGCCCTGTTCCCCGTGGGCCCCGTGAGCCCCGGACACGGGTGGACATTCAGATGCTATGGCTTTAACAGGGACACCCCCCGGGTGTGGTCGGCCCCCAGCGACCCCCTGGAGCTCCTGGTCTCAG GGCTGTCTGGGAAGCCGTCCCTCCTGACCCTGCAGGGCCCTGTCGTCACCTCTGGACAGAACCTGACCCTGCAGTGTCGCTCTGATGTCGGCTACGCCAGATTCGCTCTGTCCAAGGAGGGGGGCCGGGACCTCCCCCAGCGCCCTGCCCGGAGGGCCCAGGGGGGGCTCTCTCAGGCCGACTTCCCCCTGGGCCCGGTGGGCACCATCCACGGCGGCCGGTACAGATGCTACGGTGGACACGGCCTCTCCTCCGAGTGGTCAGCCCCCAGCGACCCCCTGGAGCTTCTGGTGGCAGGAGAGGGGCCAGCGG GACTGCTCAGAGACAGACCCTCCCTCTCGGCGCGGCCGGGCCCCTCGGTGGCCCCGGGGGAGAACGTGACCCTGCTGTGTCAGTCCGGAAACAGGACGGACACTTTCCTTCTGTCCCAGGAGGGGGCAGCCCATCGGCCCCTGCGTCTGCGCGCCCAGGACCAAGGCGGGCGGTTCCGGGCCGAGTTCTCCTTGAGTCCTGTGAGCTCGGCCCACGGGGGCACCTACAGGTGCTACCGCGCACTCAGCACAGACCCCCACCTGCTGTCCCGGCCCAGCGAGCCCCTGGCGCTCCTGGTCTCAG ACTACACGGTGCAGAATCTCATCCGGATGGGCGCCGCCGCCTCGGTCCTGGTGCTCCTCGGGGTCCTGCTCTGCCAGGCTCGGCACGACCGGGGAGGAGCCTGA